In Rattus rattus isolate New Zealand chromosome 9, Rrattus_CSIRO_v1, whole genome shotgun sequence, a genomic segment contains:
- the Nt5c gene encoding 5'(3')-deoxyribonucleotidase, cytosolic type — MSSWVPSWSLMQIIRVGPAHTLVPEACFRVWHPQCLLRCSSETRGVVMAVKRPVRVLVDMDGVLADFESGLLQGFRRRFPGEPHVPLEQRRGFLASEQYRALRPDLEEKVASVYEAPGFFLNLEPIPGALDALREMNAMQDTEVFICTTPLRKYDHCVGEKYRWVEQNLGPQFVERIILTRDKTVVMGDLLIDDKDNIQGLEETPTWEHILFTCCHNQHLALPPTRRRLLSWSDDWRGIIDSKRASL, encoded by the exons ATGTCTTCCTGGGTACCTAGTTGGTCACTCATGCAAATAATCAGAGTCGGGCCCGCCCACACCCTTGTCCCGGAAGCTTGTTTCCGGGTCTGGCATCCTCAGTGCTTGCTGCGGTGCTCCTCGGAGACCCGGGGCGTGGTAATGGCGGTGAAGCGGCCGGTGCGCGTGCTGGTGGACATGGACGGCGTGCTAGCTGACTTCGAGTCCGGCCTTCTGCAGGGTTTCCGCCGCCGCTTCCCCGGGGAACCGCACGTGCCGCTGGAACAGCGCCGGGGCTTCCTCGCCAGCGAGCAGTACCGAGCCCTGCGGCCGGACCTGGAG GAAAAAGTGGCCAGTGTATATGAAGCTCCGGGCTTTTTCCTAAACTTGGAGCCCATCCCTGGAGCCTTGGATGCTTTGCGAGAGATGAACGCCATGCAAGA CACCGAGGTCTTCATCTGCACCACCCCACTGCGGAAGTACGACCACTGTGTGGGCGAGAAG TACCGTTGGGTGGAGCAGAACCTGGGGCCACAGTTTGTGGAGCGGATTATCCTGACTAGGGACAAGACAGTGGTCATGGGAGACCTGCTCATTGATGACAAAGACAACATTCAAG GCCTAGAGGAGACCCCAACCTGGGAGCACATCTTGTTCACCTGCTGCCACAATCAGCACCTGGCCCTGCCCCCCACTAGGAGACGGCTGCTTTCCTGGAGTGATGACTGGAGGGGCATCATAGACAGCAAGCGAGCCAGCCTGTGA
- the Armc7 gene encoding armadillo repeat-containing protein 7 isoform X1, whose translation MAQKPKIDPHVGRLGYLQALVTEFQETESQDAKEQVLANLANFAYDPGNYQYLRQLQVLDLFLDSLSEENETLIKFAIGGLCNLCPDKANKEHILQAGGLPLIINCLSSPNEETVLSAVTTLMYLNSPGTRSHSELTSLPVVQCMLRFSLSTNTRLRNLAQIFLEDLCSPSQVAEARSQQAHSALGIPLPKTEAPQQP comes from the exons ATGGCACAGAAACCCAAGATAGACCCCCACGTCGGGCGGCTAGGCTACCTGCAGGCGCTGGTCACAGAGTTCCAGGAGACCGAGAGCCAAG ACGCCAAGGAGCAAGTCCTCGCCAACCTTGCCAACTTCGCTTATGACCCGGGCAACTATCAGTACCTACGGCAACTGCAAGTCCTGGACTTATTCCTCGATTCGCTGTCCGAAGAGAATGAAACCCTCATCAAGTTTGCTATTG GGGGACTCTGCAACCTATGCCCGGACAAGGCCAACAAGGAGCACATCCTGCAGGCAGGAGGCCTCCCACTCATCATCAACTGCCTGTCCAGCCCTAACGAGGAGACGGTGTTATCTGCCGTCACCACACTCATGTACCTGAACTCACCCGGGACCCGCTCCCATTCTGAGCTGACCTCCCTGCCCGTGGTCCAGTGTATGCTACGCTTTTCCCTCTCAACCAACACCAGGCTCCGGAACCTGGCCCAGATATTCCTAGAGGACCTCTGTTCCCCAAGCCAGGTGGCTGAGGCCCGCAGCCAGCAGGCCCATTCTGCCCTGGGCATCCCACTGCCCAAGACTGAGGCCCCACAGCAGCCCTGA
- the Armc7 gene encoding armadillo repeat-containing protein 7 isoform X4, with amino-acid sequence MAQKPKIDPHVGRLGYLQALVTEFQETESQDAKEQVLANLANFAYDPGNYQYLRQLQGDSATYARTRPTRSTSCRQEASHSSSTACPALTRRRCYLPSPHSCT; translated from the exons ATGGCACAGAAACCCAAGATAGACCCCCACGTCGGGCGGCTAGGCTACCTGCAGGCGCTGGTCACAGAGTTCCAGGAGACCGAGAGCCAAG ACGCCAAGGAGCAAGTCCTCGCCAACCTTGCCAACTTCGCTTATGACCCGGGCAACTATCAGTACCTACGGCAACTGCAA GGGGACTCTGCAACCTATGCCCGGACAAGGCCAACAAGGAGCACATCCTGCAGGCAGGAGGCCTCCCACTCATCATCAACTGCCTGTCCAGCCCTAACGAGGAGACGGTGTTATCTGCCGTCACCACACTCATGTACCTGA
- the Armc7 gene encoding armadillo repeat-containing protein 7 isoform X2: protein MAQKPKIDPHVGRLGYLQALVTEFQETESQDAKEQVLANLANFAYDPGNYQYLRQLQVLDLFLDSLSEENETLIKFAIDPPPQVLPSEKSRPPRDVNQTPHIPSYQGWTGQPGRSNRDRPAPIAGTPQEHQGTQA, encoded by the exons ATGGCACAGAAACCCAAGATAGACCCCCACGTCGGGCGGCTAGGCTACCTGCAGGCGCTGGTCACAGAGTTCCAGGAGACCGAGAGCCAAG ACGCCAAGGAGCAAGTCCTCGCCAACCTTGCCAACTTCGCTTATGACCCGGGCAACTATCAGTACCTACGGCAACTGCAAGTCCTGGACTTATTCCTCGATTCGCTGTCCGAAGAGAATGAAACCCTCATCAAGTTTGCTATTG ATCCACCCCCTCAGgtcctcccctcagaaaagagcaggccccCTAGGGACGTCAACCAAACACCGCACATACCATCATATCAGGGCTGGACAGGGCAACCCGGCAGGAGCAACAGGGACAGACCTGCTCCCATTGCCGGGactccacaagaacaccaaggtACTCAGGCATGA
- the Armc7 gene encoding armadillo repeat-containing protein 7 isoform X3, translating to MAQKPKIDPHVGRLGYLQALVTEFQETESQDAKEQVLANLANFAYDPGNYQYLRQLQVLDLFLDSLSEENETLIKFAIDTGSHYSSGRPGTLVRIF from the exons ATGGCACAGAAACCCAAGATAGACCCCCACGTCGGGCGGCTAGGCTACCTGCAGGCGCTGGTCACAGAGTTCCAGGAGACCGAGAGCCAAG ACGCCAAGGAGCAAGTCCTCGCCAACCTTGCCAACTTCGCTTATGACCCGGGCAACTATCAGTACCTACGGCAACTGCAAGTCCTGGACTTATTCCTCGATTCGCTGTCCGAAGAGAATGAAACCCTCATCAAGTTTGCTATTG acacagggtctcactatagctCTGGACGGCCTGGAACTCTTGTTAGGATCTTTTAG
- the Slc16a5 gene encoding monocarboxylate transporter 6 isoform X4: MPRALEQADGRWAWVVLLASLVTQALTVGFPSCIGVFFTDLQRDFQASNSETSWFPSIMGAMLHCGGPLCSVLIKRFGCRVTMMLGGVLASLGMVASTFSDSLIHLFLTAGLITGLLLDTTNNFNYVFYMSSGLLISASLFMGVGFYVAEKKKLKQDRQAKMEDATSEITSKHSLTSKDKDSARKQPYPENIYVTSV; the protein is encoded by the exons ATGCCCCGGGCCCTGGAGCAAGCAGACGGCAGATGGGCTTGGGTAGTCCTGTTAGCCTCCTTGGTGACCCAGGCCCTCACTGTAGGCTTCCCTTCCTGCATCGGCGTCTTCTTCACTGATCTGCAgcgtgacttccaggccagcaaCAGTGAGACCTCATGGTTTCCCTCCATCATGGGGGCCATGCTCCATTGTGGGG GACCTCTGTGCAGCGTCCTGATCAAACGTTTCGGCTGTCGAGTGACCATGATGCTGGGGGGGGTGCTGGCCAGCTTGGGCATGGTAGCCAGCACCTTCTCAGACTCGCTCATCCACCTCTTCCTTACGGCAGGACTTATCACAG GATTGCTGCTGGACACGACCAACAACTTCAACTATGTTTTCTATATGTCGAGCGGCCTCCTCATCTCAGCCTCCCTTTTCATGGGTGTGGGCTTCTACGTCGCAGAGAAGAAGAAGCTGAAGCAAGACAGGCAAGCCAAGATGGAGGATGCTACCTCAGAGATTACCTCAAAGCACAGTCTTACCTCAAAAGACAAGGACAGTGCCAGGAAGCAACCATACCCTGAAAACATCTATGTGACCAGTGTCTGA
- the Slc16a5 gene encoding monocarboxylate transporter 6 isoform X1 has translation MPRALEQADGRWAWVVLLASLVTQALTVGFPSCIGVFFTDLQRDFQASNSETSWFPSIMGAMLHCGGPLCSVLIKRFGCRVTMMLGGVLASLGMVASTFSDSLIHLFLTAGLITGLGMCFSFQSSITVVGLYFVRQRPLANALASIGISMGVTLWPLLARYLLETLSWRGAFLIFGGIFLHCCVCGAMLRPVATNEDPEPKEDLLLPPKTPTRSCLATCVSTIQYYLAFDILRHNMVFCIYVTGATWMTLGFSLPHIFLVPYAMHHGMEEYWAAMLMSIVGFCNIFLRPVAGMLAGRKSLAAYRKYLFAVAILINGLTNLICTVSADFRVLLGYCLVYSLSMCGTGILVFQVLMDIVPMDRFPSALGLFTILCGMSSLISPPLAGLLLDTTNNFNYVFYMSSGLLISASLFMGVGFYVAEKKKLKQDRQAKMEDATSEITSKHSLTSKDKDSARKQPYPENIYVTSV, from the exons ATGCCCCGGGCCCTGGAGCAAGCAGACGGCAGATGGGCTTGGGTAGTCCTGTTAGCCTCCTTGGTGACCCAGGCCCTCACTGTAGGCTTCCCTTCCTGCATCGGCGTCTTCTTCACTGATCTGCAgcgtgacttccaggccagcaaCAGTGAGACCTCATGGTTTCCCTCCATCATGGGGGCCATGCTCCATTGTGGGG GACCTCTGTGCAGCGTCCTGATCAAACGTTTCGGCTGTCGAGTGACCATGATGCTGGGGGGGGTGCTGGCCAGCTTGGGCATGGTAGCCAGCACCTTCTCAGACTCGCTCATCCACCTCTTCCTTACGGCAGGACTTATCACAG GCCTGGGCATGTGTTTCAGCTTCCAGTCAAGCATCACAGTAGTGGGCTTATATTTTGTCCGCCAGCGGCCGCTAGCCAATGCACTGGCCTCCATAGGAATCTCCATGGGCGTCACCCTCTGGCCACTGCTGGCCCGATATCTTCTGGAAACCCTGAGCTGGAGGGGCGCCTTCCTCATCTTCGGTGGCATCTTTCTCCACTGTTGTGTATGTGGAGCCATGCTGAGGCCCGTTGCCACCAATGAGGACCCTGAGCCCAAAGAAGAtctccttctacctcccaagacACCTACACGCAGCTGCCTGGCGACATGTGTCTCGACTATCCAATACTACCTGGCCTTCGACATCCTTCGTCACAATATGGTCTTCTGCATATATGTCACGGGTGCAACATGGATGACCCTGGGTTTTTCACTGCCACATATCTTCCTGGTGCCCTACGCTATGCATCATGGGATGGAAGAATATTGGGCAGCCATGCTCATGTCCATTGTCGGCTTCTGCAACATCTTCCTGCGGCCAGTGGCAGGGATGCTGGCGGGCAGGAAGAGCTTGGCTGCCTACCGGAAGTACCTGTTTGCCGTGGCGATCCTCATCAATGGGCTCACCAACCTCATATGCACAGTGTCAGCCGACTTCCGGGTGCTCCTGGGCTATTGCCTGGTGTACAGCCTGTCCATGTGTGGAACCGGAATCCTCGTCTTCCAGGTTCTAATGGACATTGTCCCGATGGATCGGTTCCCCAGCGCCCTGGGCCTCTTCACCATCCTGTGTGGCATGAGTTCTCTCATCTCTCCACCATTGGCTG GATTGCTGCTGGACACGACCAACAACTTCAACTATGTTTTCTATATGTCGAGCGGCCTCCTCATCTCAGCCTCCCTTTTCATGGGTGTGGGCTTCTACGTCGCAGAGAAGAAGAAGCTGAAGCAAGACAGGCAAGCCAAGATGGAGGATGCTACCTCAGAGATTACCTCAAAGCACAGTCTTACCTCAAAAGACAAGGACAGTGCCAGGAAGCAACCATACCCTGAAAACATCTATGTGACCAGTGTCTGA
- the Slc16a5 gene encoding monocarboxylate transporter 6 isoform X2 gives MMLGGVLASLGMVASTFSDSLIHLFLTAGLITGLGMCFSFQSSITVVGLYFVRQRPLANALASIGISMGVTLWPLLARYLLETLSWRGAFLIFGGIFLHCCVCGAMLRPVATNEDPEPKEDLLLPPKTPTRSCLATCVSTIQYYLAFDILRHNMVFCIYVTGATWMTLGFSLPHIFLVPYAMHHGMEEYWAAMLMSIVGFCNIFLRPVAGMLAGRKSLAAYRKYLFAVAILINGLTNLICTVSADFRVLLGYCLVYSLSMCGTGILVFQVLMDIVPMDRFPSALGLFTILCGMSSLISPPLAGLLLDTTNNFNYVFYMSSGLLISASLFMGVGFYVAEKKKLKQDRQAKMEDATSEITSKHSLTSKDKDSARKQPYPENIYVTSV, from the exons ATGATGCTGGGGGGGGTGCTGGCCAGCTTGGGCATGGTAGCCAGCACCTTCTCAGACTCGCTCATCCACCTCTTCCTTACGGCAGGACTTATCACAG GCCTGGGCATGTGTTTCAGCTTCCAGTCAAGCATCACAGTAGTGGGCTTATATTTTGTCCGCCAGCGGCCGCTAGCCAATGCACTGGCCTCCATAGGAATCTCCATGGGCGTCACCCTCTGGCCACTGCTGGCCCGATATCTTCTGGAAACCCTGAGCTGGAGGGGCGCCTTCCTCATCTTCGGTGGCATCTTTCTCCACTGTTGTGTATGTGGAGCCATGCTGAGGCCCGTTGCCACCAATGAGGACCCTGAGCCCAAAGAAGAtctccttctacctcccaagacACCTACACGCAGCTGCCTGGCGACATGTGTCTCGACTATCCAATACTACCTGGCCTTCGACATCCTTCGTCACAATATGGTCTTCTGCATATATGTCACGGGTGCAACATGGATGACCCTGGGTTTTTCACTGCCACATATCTTCCTGGTGCCCTACGCTATGCATCATGGGATGGAAGAATATTGGGCAGCCATGCTCATGTCCATTGTCGGCTTCTGCAACATCTTCCTGCGGCCAGTGGCAGGGATGCTGGCGGGCAGGAAGAGCTTGGCTGCCTACCGGAAGTACCTGTTTGCCGTGGCGATCCTCATCAATGGGCTCACCAACCTCATATGCACAGTGTCAGCCGACTTCCGGGTGCTCCTGGGCTATTGCCTGGTGTACAGCCTGTCCATGTGTGGAACCGGAATCCTCGTCTTCCAGGTTCTAATGGACATTGTCCCGATGGATCGGTTCCCCAGCGCCCTGGGCCTCTTCACCATCCTGTGTGGCATGAGTTCTCTCATCTCTCCACCATTGGCTG GATTGCTGCTGGACACGACCAACAACTTCAACTATGTTTTCTATATGTCGAGCGGCCTCCTCATCTCAGCCTCCCTTTTCATGGGTGTGGGCTTCTACGTCGCAGAGAAGAAGAAGCTGAAGCAAGACAGGCAAGCCAAGATGGAGGATGCTACCTCAGAGATTACCTCAAAGCACAGTCTTACCTCAAAAGACAAGGACAGTGCCAGGAAGCAACCATACCCTGAAAACATCTATGTGACCAGTGTCTGA
- the Slc16a5 gene encoding monocarboxylate transporter 6 isoform X3 has product MCFSFQSSITVVGLYFVRQRPLANALASIGISMGVTLWPLLARYLLETLSWRGAFLIFGGIFLHCCVCGAMLRPVATNEDPEPKEDLLLPPKTPTRSCLATCVSTIQYYLAFDILRHNMVFCIYVTGATWMTLGFSLPHIFLVPYAMHHGMEEYWAAMLMSIVGFCNIFLRPVAGMLAGRKSLAAYRKYLFAVAILINGLTNLICTVSADFRVLLGYCLVYSLSMCGTGILVFQVLMDIVPMDRFPSALGLFTILCGMSSLISPPLAGLLLDTTNNFNYVFYMSSGLLISASLFMGVGFYVAEKKKLKQDRQAKMEDATSEITSKHSLTSKDKDSARKQPYPENIYVTSV; this is encoded by the exons ATGTGTTTCAGCTTCCAGTCAAGCATCACAGTAGTGGGCTTATATTTTGTCCGCCAGCGGCCGCTAGCCAATGCACTGGCCTCCATAGGAATCTCCATGGGCGTCACCCTCTGGCCACTGCTGGCCCGATATCTTCTGGAAACCCTGAGCTGGAGGGGCGCCTTCCTCATCTTCGGTGGCATCTTTCTCCACTGTTGTGTATGTGGAGCCATGCTGAGGCCCGTTGCCACCAATGAGGACCCTGAGCCCAAAGAAGAtctccttctacctcccaagacACCTACACGCAGCTGCCTGGCGACATGTGTCTCGACTATCCAATACTACCTGGCCTTCGACATCCTTCGTCACAATATGGTCTTCTGCATATATGTCACGGGTGCAACATGGATGACCCTGGGTTTTTCACTGCCACATATCTTCCTGGTGCCCTACGCTATGCATCATGGGATGGAAGAATATTGGGCAGCCATGCTCATGTCCATTGTCGGCTTCTGCAACATCTTCCTGCGGCCAGTGGCAGGGATGCTGGCGGGCAGGAAGAGCTTGGCTGCCTACCGGAAGTACCTGTTTGCCGTGGCGATCCTCATCAATGGGCTCACCAACCTCATATGCACAGTGTCAGCCGACTTCCGGGTGCTCCTGGGCTATTGCCTGGTGTACAGCCTGTCCATGTGTGGAACCGGAATCCTCGTCTTCCAGGTTCTAATGGACATTGTCCCGATGGATCGGTTCCCCAGCGCCCTGGGCCTCTTCACCATCCTGTGTGGCATGAGTTCTCTCATCTCTCCACCATTGGCTG GATTGCTGCTGGACACGACCAACAACTTCAACTATGTTTTCTATATGTCGAGCGGCCTCCTCATCTCAGCCTCCCTTTTCATGGGTGTGGGCTTCTACGTCGCAGAGAAGAAGAAGCTGAAGCAAGACAGGCAAGCCAAGATGGAGGATGCTACCTCAGAGATTACCTCAAAGCACAGTCTTACCTCAAAAGACAAGGACAGTGCCAGGAAGCAACCATACCCTGAAAACATCTATGTGACCAGTGTCTGA